From Perognathus longimembris pacificus isolate PPM17 chromosome 4, ASM2315922v1, whole genome shotgun sequence, one genomic window encodes:
- the Map3k2 gene encoding mitogen-activated protein kinase kinase kinase 2 isoform X2, giving the protein MMDDQQALNSIMQDLAVLHKASRPALSLQESRKAKSSSPKNQNDVRVKFEHRGEKRILQFPRPIKLEDLRSKAKIVFGQFMDLHYTNNELVIPLTTQDDLDKAVELLDRSIHMKSLKILLVINGTTQAINSEPLPSLEDLDNTVPGAERKKRLSLIGSTSRDRSSPPPGYIPDELHQVARNGSFTSINSEGEFIPESMDQMLDPLSLSSPENSGSGSCPSLDSPLDGESFPKSRMPRAQSYPDNHQEFSDYDNPIFEKFGKGGTYPRRYHVSYHHQEYNDGRKTFPRARRTQGTSFRSPVSFSPTDHSLSTSSGSSIFTPEYDDSRIRRRGSDIDNPTLTVMDISPPSRSPRAPTNWRLGKLLGQGAFGRVYLCYDVDTGRELAVKQVQFDPDSPETSKEVNALECEIQLLKNLLHERIVQYYGCLRDPQEKTLSIFMEYMPGGSIKDQLKAYGALTENVTRKYTRQILEGVYYLHSNMIVHRDIKGANILRDSTGNVKLGDFGASKRLQTICLSGTGMKSVTGTPYWMSPEVISGEGYGRKADI; this is encoded by the exons atGATCAGCAAGCATTGAACTCAATCATGCAAGATCTGGCTGTCCTTCATAAGGCCAGTCGACCAGCATTATCCTTACAGGAAAGTAGAAAAGCAAAATCttcatcaccaaaaaatcag AATGATGTCCGAGTCAAATTTGAACATAGAGGAGAAAAAAG AATCCTTCAGTTTCCCAGACCAATTAAGCTAGAAGATCTGAGGTCTAAGGCTAAAATTGTATTTGGACAGTTTATGGATCTCCATTATACCAACAATGAG ttGGTAATCCCATTAACTACCCAAGATGATTTGGACAAAGCTGTGGAGCTGCTGGATCGCAGTATTCATATGAAGAGCCTCAAGATACTGCTTGTAATAAATGGAACTACACAG gcTATAAATTCAGAACCATTGCCCTCGTTAGAAGATTTGGATAATACAGTACCTGgagcagagaggaagaaaaggcttTCTCTAATCG gttctaCTAGTAGAGATAGAAGTTCCCCTCCCCCAGGATACATTCCAGATGAATTACACCAGGTTGCCCGGAATGGGTCATTCACTAGCATCAACAGTGAAGGAGAGTTCATTCCAGAGAGCATGGACCAA ATGCTGGATCCATTATCTTTAAGCAGCCCCGAAAACTCTGGCTCAGGAAGTTGTCCATCACTCGATAGTCCTTTGGATGG agAGAGCTTTCCAAAATCACGAATGCCTAGGGCACAGAGCTACCCAGATAATCATCAGGAATTTTCAG ACTATGATAACCCTATCTTTGAGAAATTTGGAAAAGGAGGAACATATCCAAGAAGGTATCATGTTTCATATCATCATCAAGAATATAATGATG GTCGTAAAACTTTTCCAAGAGCTAGAAGGACCCAGGGCACCAGTTTCCGGTCTCCTGTGAGTTTTAGTCCTACTGATCACTCCTTAAGCACCAGTAGTGGCAGCAGTATCTTTACCCCAGAGTATGATGACAGCCGAATAAGAAGAAGGGGAAGTGACATAGACAATCCTACTTTGACTGTAATGGACATCAGCCCACCCAGCCGTT CACCTCGAGCTCCTACCAACTGGAGACTGGGAAAACTGCTTGGTCAAGGAGCCTTTGGCAGGGTCTATCTCTGTTATGATGTTGATACAGGAAGAGAATTGGCTGTTAAGCAGGTTCAGTTTGACCCTGACAGCCCTGAGACCAGCAAG GAAGTAAATGCACTTGAGTGTGAAATTCAGTTGCTGAAAAACTTGCTGCATGAGCGAATTGTTCAGTATTATGGCTGTCTGAGGGATCCCCAGGAAAAAACACTTTCCATCTTCATGGAATATATGCCAGGG gGCTCAATTAAGGACCAATTAAAGGCATATGGAGCTCTTACTGAGAATGTGACTAGGAAATATACCCGTCAGATTCTGGAGGGTGTTTATTATTTGCACAGTAATATGATTGTCCATAGAGATATCAAAG GTGCAAATATCCTGCGAGATTCAACAGGCAATGTCAAACTAGGAGATTTTGGGGCCAGCAAACGGCTTCAGACCATCTGTCTCTCAGGCACAGGAATGAAGTCTGTCACAGGCACTCCATACTGGATGAGCCCGGAAGTCATCAGTGGAGAAGGCTATGGCAGAAAAGCTGATATCTG
- the Map3k2 gene encoding mitogen-activated protein kinase kinase kinase 2 isoform X1, with translation MMDDQQALNSIMQDLAVLHKASRPALSLQESRKAKSSSPKNQNDVRVKFEHRGEKRILQFPRPIKLEDLRSKAKIVFGQFMDLHYTNNELVIPLTTQDDLDKAVELLDRSIHMKSLKILLVINGTTQAINSEPLPSLEDLDNTVPGAERKKRLSLIGSTSRDRSSPPPGYIPDELHQVARNGSFTSINSEGEFIPESMDQMLDPLSLSSPENSGSGSCPSLDSPLDGESFPKSRMPRAQSYPDNHQEFSDYDNPIFEKFGKGGTYPRRYHVSYHHQEYNDGRKTFPRARRTQGTSFRSPVSFSPTDHSLSTSSGSSIFTPEYDDSRIRRRGSDIDNPTLTVMDISPPSRSPRAPTNWRLGKLLGQGAFGRVYLCYDVDTGRELAVKQVQFDPDSPETSKEVNALECEIQLLKNLLHERIVQYYGCLRDPQEKTLSIFMEYMPGGSIKDQLKAYGALTENVTRKYTRQILEGVYYLHSNMIVHRDIKGANILRDSTGNVKLGDFGASKRLQTICLSGTGMKSVTGTPYWMSPEVISGEGYGRKADIWSVACTVVEMLTEKPPWAEFEAMAAIFKIATQPTNPKLPPHVSDYTRDFLKRIFVEAKLRPSADELLRHMFVHYH, from the exons atGATCAGCAAGCATTGAACTCAATCATGCAAGATCTGGCTGTCCTTCATAAGGCCAGTCGACCAGCATTATCCTTACAGGAAAGTAGAAAAGCAAAATCttcatcaccaaaaaatcag AATGATGTCCGAGTCAAATTTGAACATAGAGGAGAAAAAAG AATCCTTCAGTTTCCCAGACCAATTAAGCTAGAAGATCTGAGGTCTAAGGCTAAAATTGTATTTGGACAGTTTATGGATCTCCATTATACCAACAATGAG ttGGTAATCCCATTAACTACCCAAGATGATTTGGACAAAGCTGTGGAGCTGCTGGATCGCAGTATTCATATGAAGAGCCTCAAGATACTGCTTGTAATAAATGGAACTACACAG gcTATAAATTCAGAACCATTGCCCTCGTTAGAAGATTTGGATAATACAGTACCTGgagcagagaggaagaaaaggcttTCTCTAATCG gttctaCTAGTAGAGATAGAAGTTCCCCTCCCCCAGGATACATTCCAGATGAATTACACCAGGTTGCCCGGAATGGGTCATTCACTAGCATCAACAGTGAAGGAGAGTTCATTCCAGAGAGCATGGACCAA ATGCTGGATCCATTATCTTTAAGCAGCCCCGAAAACTCTGGCTCAGGAAGTTGTCCATCACTCGATAGTCCTTTGGATGG agAGAGCTTTCCAAAATCACGAATGCCTAGGGCACAGAGCTACCCAGATAATCATCAGGAATTTTCAG ACTATGATAACCCTATCTTTGAGAAATTTGGAAAAGGAGGAACATATCCAAGAAGGTATCATGTTTCATATCATCATCAAGAATATAATGATG GTCGTAAAACTTTTCCAAGAGCTAGAAGGACCCAGGGCACCAGTTTCCGGTCTCCTGTGAGTTTTAGTCCTACTGATCACTCCTTAAGCACCAGTAGTGGCAGCAGTATCTTTACCCCAGAGTATGATGACAGCCGAATAAGAAGAAGGGGAAGTGACATAGACAATCCTACTTTGACTGTAATGGACATCAGCCCACCCAGCCGTT CACCTCGAGCTCCTACCAACTGGAGACTGGGAAAACTGCTTGGTCAAGGAGCCTTTGGCAGGGTCTATCTCTGTTATGATGTTGATACAGGAAGAGAATTGGCTGTTAAGCAGGTTCAGTTTGACCCTGACAGCCCTGAGACCAGCAAG GAAGTAAATGCACTTGAGTGTGAAATTCAGTTGCTGAAAAACTTGCTGCATGAGCGAATTGTTCAGTATTATGGCTGTCTGAGGGATCCCCAGGAAAAAACACTTTCCATCTTCATGGAATATATGCCAGGG gGCTCAATTAAGGACCAATTAAAGGCATATGGAGCTCTTACTGAGAATGTGACTAGGAAATATACCCGTCAGATTCTGGAGGGTGTTTATTATTTGCACAGTAATATGATTGTCCATAGAGATATCAAAG GTGCAAATATCCTGCGAGATTCAACAGGCAATGTCAAACTAGGAGATTTTGGGGCCAGCAAACGGCTTCAGACCATCTGTCTCTCAGGCACAGGAATGAAGTCTGTCACAGGCACTCCATACTGGATGAGCCCGGAAGTCATCAGTGGAGAAGGCTATGGCAGAAAAGCTGATATCTG GAGTGTAGCATGTACTGTGGTAGAAATGCTAACTGAGAAGCCACCTTGGGCTGAATTTGAAGCAATGGCTGCCATCTTTAAGATTGCCACTCAGCCAACAAACCCAAAGTTGCCACCTCATGTCTCAGACTATACTCGAGACTTCCTCAAAAGGATTTTTGTAGAGGCCAAACTGAGACCATCAGCTGATGAACTCCTGCGGCACATGTTTGTGCATTATCACTAG